Proteins encoded within one genomic window of Paramisgurnus dabryanus chromosome 11, PD_genome_1.1, whole genome shotgun sequence:
- the alas2 gene encoding 5-aminolevulinate synthase, erythroid-specific, mitochondrial encodes MSAFLHHCPFLKSTPGPSLRNVTAYFGLADRCPIIVRQMSIKATQSVDENGLLPHKEPKRQLATTATQVAISMSKGCPFVSSKIGLVKASPQVQEDVQAMQLNEANNSGMMNSLFNGLQSYHSLGLTHLLQDNIAQPSFGYDDFFTQKIVEKRNDHTYRIFKTVNRSAEVFPFAEDYSVQGRMSSQVSVWCSNDYLGMSRHPRVVNAIQEALGKHGAGAGGTRNISGTSNYHVALETELARLHQKDGALVFSSCFVANDSTLFTLAKMLPGCEIYSDMGNHASMIQGIRNSGAKRYIFRHNDANHLEELLSRSDPLTPKIVAFETVHSMDGAICPLEELCDVAHKYGALTFVDEVHAVGLYGAHGAGVGERDNVMHKIDIVSGTLGKAFGCVGGYIASTAALVDTVRSYAAGFIFTTSLPPMVLAGALESVRVLKSPEGQALRRSHQRNVKYMRQLLMDAGLPVINCPSHIIPIRVGNAAKNSEVCDILLEKHNIYVQAINYPTVARGEELLRLAPSPFHNPIMMKYFVEKLLDVWQEAGLPLNGPAMASCTFCERPLHFDLMSEWEKSYFGNMEPRYITVAAQ; translated from the exons ATGTCAGCTTTTCTTCATCACTGCCCATTCCTAAAGTCCACTCCTGGTCCATCTCTAAGGAATGTGACGGCCTACTTTGGCTTGGCTGACCGATGTCCCATCATTGTCCGCCAGATGTCTATAAAAGCCACCCAGTCTGTTGATGAAAACG GTCTGCTCCCTCATAAGGAGCCAAAGAGACAGCTGGCCACCACTGCAACCCAGGTGGCGATCTCCATGTCCAAGGGCTGTCCTTTTGTCTCCTCCAAGATCGGATTGGTTAAAGCCAGTCCACAGGTGCAAGAGGATGTTCAGGCAATGCAGCTGAATGAAGCCAATAATTCAG GCATGATGAACTCGCTGTTCAATGGTTTACAAAGTTATCACTCCCTTGGTCTCACACACCTTCTTCAAGACAACATTG CTCAGCCCAGTTTCGGCTATGATGACTTCTTCACTCAGAAGATTGTGGAGAAGAGGAACGATCACACCTACCGTATATTTAAGACGGTGAACCGTTCTGCTGAGGTTTTCCCTTTTGCTGAGGATTACTCTGTTCAAGGACGCATGAGCTCCCAGGTGTCTGTGTGGTGCAGTAATGATTACCTTGGTATGAGTCGTCATCCCCGCGTGGTCAATGCTATACA AGAGGCTTTGGGAAAACATGGTGCAGGAGCCGGTGGCACCAGGAATATATCTGGCACAAGTAACTATCACGTGGCCCTGGAAACTGAGCTGGCACGTCTACATCAGAAAGATGGAGCGCTGGTCTTTTCTTCCTGCTTTGTGGCAAACGATTCAACCCTCTTTACTTTGGCTAAAATGCTTCCAG GCTGTGAGATTTACTCAGACATGGGTAATCATGCCTCCATGATCCAGGGCATCAGGAACAGCGGTGCCAAGCGTTACATTTTCCGACACAATGATGCCAATCACCTGGAAGAACTACTCAGTCGTTCAGACCCCCTTACTCCCAAAATCGTGGCCTTTGAGACTGTGCATTCAATGGACG GTGCAATTTGTCCACTTGAAGAGCTGTGCGACGTTGCACACAAATATGGAGCTCTGACTTTTGTAGATGAGGTTCACGCTGTTGGCCTCTATGGGGCACATGGAGCGGGTGTGGGAGAAAGAGACAACGTCATGCACAAAATCGATATCGTCTCTGGAACTCTAG GAAAGGCATTTGGCTGTGTTGGTGGGTACATAGCCAGCACCGCCGCCCTGGTGGACACTGTGCGCTCCTACGCTGCTGGCTTTATCTTTACTACCTCCTTGCCTCCCATGGTGCTGGCGGGGGCTTTGGAGTCAGTGCGTGTGCTGAAGAGCCCAGAAGGTCAAGCTCTACGTAGATCTCACCAGAGGAACGTCAAATACATGAGACAGCTGCTGATGGATGCCGGGCTGCCTGTGATTAACTGCCCCAGTCATATCATTCCCATACGG GTTGGAAATGCAGCGAAAAACTCAGAGGTGTGCGATATTCTGTTGGAGAAACACAATATTTATGTGCAGGCAATAAATTACCCAACAGTAGCTCGTGGAGAGGAGTTGCTCCGACTGGCTCCATCTCCTTTCCATAACCCAATTATGATGAAATACTTTGTTG AGAAACTCTTGGACGTCTGGCAAGAGGCGGGTCTACCGCTAAACGGACCAGCAATGGCTTCTTGCACTTTCTGTGAACGTCCTCTCCACTTTGACCTCATGAGTGAGTGGGAGAAGTCTTACTTTGGAAACATGGAGCCAAGATACATCACAGTGGCAGCACAGTGA
- the LOC135729296 gene encoding chymotrypsin-like elastase family member 2A, translated as MMRFVVLAILAVGAYGCGLPTYPPVVKRVVGGEDVRPHSWPWQVSLQYSSNGNWHHICGGTLISNEWVITAAYCISSSRTYRVYLGKHNLKKEEDGSLAIAPAKIIDYENRNSIFLRNDIALIKLETPITPSDTIMPACIPADGVILAHNEPCYVTGWGSLYTNGPIADNLQQALLPVMDYETCSKSDWWGSQVTRNMICAGGDGIVSGCNDDYGGPLNCKGDDGAWEVHGIVSFGSGIYCNYAKKPTVFIRVSAYIDWISKNMATY; from the exons ATGATGAGGTTTGTGGTCCTGGCTATTCTGGCTGTTGGAG CTTATGGGTGTGGGCTACCCACATATCCTCCAGTTGTGAAGAGGGTAGTAGGAGGTGAGGATGTGCGTCCACACAGCTGGCCCTGGCAG GTCTCCCTTCAGTACAGCAGCAATGGTAACTGGCACCACATTTGCGGAGGAACCCTCATTTCCAATGAATGGGTAATTACTGCTGCTTACTGTATCAG CAGTAGCAGAACTTACAGAGTGTACCTGGGTAAACATAACCTGAAAAAGGAGGAGGATGGGTCGCTCGCCATCGCCCCTGCTAAGATCATTGACTATGAAAACAGGAATTCCATCTTTTTACG CAATGACATCGCCCTGATCAAACTGGAAACTCCCATCACTCCAAGTGACACCATCATGCCTGCATGTATTCCTGCTGATGGGGTTATTTTAGCCCACAATGAGCCCTGTTATGTTACTGGCTGGGGAAGCCTTTACA CCAATGGTCCCATTGCTGATAACCTGCAGCAAGCTCTTCTGCCTGTTATGGATTATGAAACTTGCTCAAAGTCTGATTGGTGGGGCTCTCAGGTTACCCGAAACATGATCTGCGCTGGTGGAGATGGTATTGTCTCTGGATGtaat GATGACTATGGTGGACCTCTGAACTGTAAGGGTGATGATGGAGCCTGGGAAGTTCATGGGATTGTGAGCTTTGGTTCTGGAATTTACTGCAACTACGCCAAGAAGCCCACAGTCTTCATTCGCGTGAGCGCCTACATTGACTGGATCAGCAAG AACATGGCCACCTATTAA
- the LOC135729298 gene encoding chymotrypsin-like elastase family member 2A → MMRFVVLAILAVGAYGCGLPTYPPVVKRVVGGEDVRPHSWPWQVSLQYSSGGNWYHTCGGTLISNEWVLTAAHCIGSRTYRVYLGKHNLKEEEDGSLAIAPAKIIVHENWSSFFIRNDIALIKLETPITPSDSIVPACIPADGAILTHNEPCYVTGWGRLYTNGPIADNLQQALLPVVDYETCSKSDWWGSQVTRNMVCAGGDGVVSGCNGDSGGPLNCKGDDGAWEVHGIVSFGSGLSCNYAKKPTVFTRVSGYVDWISKKMATY, encoded by the exons ATGATGAGGTTTGTGGTCCTGGCTATTCTGGCTGTTGGAG CTTATGGGTGTGGGCTGCCCACATATCCTCCAGTTGTGAAGAGGGTTGTAGGAGGTGAGGATGTGCGTCCACACAGCTGGCCCTGGCAG GTCTCTCTTCAGTACAGCAGCGGTGGTAACTGGTACCACACATGCGGAGGAACCCTCATTTCCAATGAATGGGTTCTTACTGCTGCTCACTGTATCGG TAGCAGAACTTACAGAGTGTACCTGGGTAAACATAACCTGAAGGAGGAGGAGGATGGGTCGCTCGCCATTGCCCCTGCTAAGATCATTGTCCATGAGAACTGGAGTTCCTTCTTTATACG CAATGACATCGCCCTGATCAAACTGGAAACTCCCATCACTCCAAGTGACTCCATCGTGCCTGCTTGTATTCCTGCTGATGGAGCTATTTTAACCCACAACGAGCCCTGTTATGTCACTGGCTGGGGACGCCTTTACA CCAATGGTCCCATTGCTGATAACCTGCAGCAAGCTCTTCTGCCTGTGGTGGATTATGAAACTTGCTCTAAGTCTGACTGGTGGGGCTCTCAGGTTACACGAAACATGGTCTGCGCTGGTGGAGATGGTGTTGTCTCTGGATGtaat GGTGACTCTGGTGGACCTCTGAACTGTAAGGGTGATGATGGAGCCTGGGAAGTTCATGGTATTGTGAGCTTTGGTTCTGGACTTAGCTGCAACTACGCCAAGAAGCCCACAGTCTTCACTCGCGTGAGCGGCTACGTTGACTGGATCAGCAAG AAAATGGCCACCTATTAA
- the LOC135729297 gene encoding chymotrypsin-like elastase family member 2A: protein MKFVILALFIAGAYGCGQPKIDPILSRVVGGTNVRPNSWPWQASFQYQSGSSFYHTCGGTLISREWVLTAAHCVGSRTYRVYLGKHNLAISNEAGSIAISPAKIIVHEKWDSYNIRNDIALIKLSTPVEISDNISPACLPEADDILPHNFPCYVTGWGRLWTNGPIAETMQQALLPVVDFNSCSKSDWWGNLVTNLMVCAGGDGVVSSCNGDSGGPLNCQRADGTWDVQGIVSFGSSLGCNYPKKPSVFTRVSGYIPWINNVMTSN, encoded by the exons ATGAAATTTGTGATCTTGGCTTTGTTCATTGCTGGAG CCTACGGTTGTGGGCAGCCCAAAATTGATCCCATCCTTTCTAGGGTTGTGGGTGGTACTAATGTTAGACCAAACAGCTGGCCATGGCAG GCATCTTTCCAGTACCAGAGTGGCTCTAGTTTCTACCACACCTGTGGTGGTACTCTTATCTCCAGAGAGTGGGTCCTGACTGCTGCTCACTGTGTTGG CAGCCGAACTTACAGAGTCTACCTGGGCAAGCATAACCTGGCAATCAGCAACGAGGCTGGCTCCATTGCAATTTCACCTGCTAAGATTATTGTGCACGAGAAGTGGGACTCCTACAATATCCG CAATGACATCGCCCTGATCAAGCTGTCGACACCAGTTGAGATCTCTGACAACATCTCACCAGCTTGTCTGCCTGAAGCTGATGACATCCTGCCCCACAATTTCCCCTGCTATGTCACTGGCTGGGGACGTCTCTGGA CCAATGGCCCCATTGCTGAAACCATGCAGCAGGCCCTGCTCCCCGTGGTGGACTTTAATTCCTGCAGCAAGTCTGACTGGTGGGGCAACCTGGTGACCAACCTCATGGTGTGCGCTGGTGGAGATGGCGTGGTGTCCAGCTGCAAT GGTGATTCTGGTGGCCCTCTGAACTGCCAGAGAGCTGATGGTACCTGGGATGTTCAGGGTATTGTGAGCTTTGGCTCCAGCTTGGGTTGCAACTATCCCAAGAAGCCCTCCGTCTTCACCCGTGTTTCCGGCTACATTCCCTGGATCAACAAT GTGATGACCTCTAACTAA